The Lepus europaeus isolate LE1 chromosome 1, mLepTim1.pri, whole genome shotgun sequence genome contains the following window.
GAAGGCATAGCTCAGGCATGGGGACCGTGGCTCCCGTCACAGGGCACAGGGGGCGGCTCCCGTGGGGAGGTTAAGCCCAAGTCTGCCTTCTGCTCAGTTGGGCCTGATGATCCCTATGTTCCTGCAGTCTCACCCATGTAATCAGGCTTGGCAGCCATACCTGGCTTGGGATCCAGGGTCCCAGCTCCCCTCGCCCCATTTTCCCTGCTCCTAAACTTCACAGCCCAAATGCAAAGAGCACAGAGAGGGTTCAACTCTAGAAGATGGAAATGCCTTCAATCAACGAATGCTTATTTTGTGCCCACTCTGTGCCAGGGTTTGGCCTAGGTGCTAAGGTAGGCGGGAAACGTGACAACCCTGCCTCCTGGGAGCATGGTACTTCCaggggaggatttttttttaatgattgatttatttatctgagagtcagaattgagagaggagagagagagagagagagaatcttctgtccactggtgtactcttcaaatggccacaatggctgagactgggccagcccaaagccaagagccagaaactccatccgggtctcccacgtgggtgcggggggcctaagcacttgggccatcttttgctgctttgccaggcatattagcagggtgctggatcagaagtggaaaagccaaggactcaacccagtgctcatatgggatgccggcatcacaggcagctgcttaacccgctgcgccacaatgccagcccccaggggaggaaaataaaaatgcaaactgaAGGCAGCTGGAGTCCATGTGGTGCGGGCTGTGAGGATGGAGTGGGCAGTATATTGTACCGCCCGGAGGCTGAGTCAGAAGGCTCTGGTGCGAATTCTCAGATGCAAGTTGTTTTGGGGGCAAGTCTGGTGAGAGTTCTAGCCTCAGTTATGTCTTCCAATAAATGGGTTAAATGGTGCACCCTCCATCTGCTCCCCTGAGGGTGGGAAGGGCTGTAAGTCCCTCCATGCCTCAGGGATGTTCCTGGGACCCCAGATAACTGCTGGGCGATGCAGACCACTTCCAGATTTGGGGTCACATGCAAAGTTCAAGCCCAGATAGGGGTGGGACGCTCCTGTGACTATCTCAGTTCCGAGCAGGGCGAAGCTCCACTTGCTAAGGCTTAAGCCACGCCTTCGAGGTCCACACACACAATTCATACCTGGAGAAGACAAAGCTATGAGGCTTTGCATTTCTTCAGGAGTTGAGGCAAAAGTGACAGCCACCAAGGAGGGATCTTCTGACTCGTGAGACGCTGGGGATGCTGGGTGATGAGCAAACATGCGCCTTGGGCAAGAAGGCTCCTCTGTGGTGGAGTAGGCTTCACTGCCCAGGGCCCGGCTCGCCCTGGCTGGGGGGAAGCAAGGAGGAGGGCATCTCCCACGCCTCGGGTCACCTCCCATTGGGCCCTGTGGGGATTTCCTGAATTCAGCAGGCTTTTTTGGTTGTGGGCAGACGGCTGCGTGGGCATTGGGAGGGGCAACATGGGACATGGCTGTAGCCACAGACCCACGCACAAGGTCTTGAAAGGGAAGAGAAGGTGCCAGGGGCCACCATAATATGCacgggaaagggagcgggaatccctctccccttcccagctgTCCGAGGGCTTCTGCCCCCTGCACGGGGTTGTTAATATGGAGGGTGACTGCGCAGGCTGCAAGTCCTCCTTGGGAGGGGTGGGCGGCTCCCGCGGGTGCGGAAGcccagcagggagggggctgaTCTCCAGGCTCTGACGACCCTGGTCCGTTCCTATGAGTGTCGGGATGTGCTTCTCGGGCATCTTGCAGCCAGCTCCTGCCACTCCTTGTTTGATTCGCTAAATCGCTGTGTTGGCTCACTGTGGCACACCCATGCTGACGGCCTGCCATCCCCcactccccgccccgcccagggACATGTGCCAGGCAGTGGAATCCAATGTGAAGTTAAACCCAGCTCAGTTCCCCCTCAATTCCCCATATCACCcctcctcccaggatgcagaatgtgtgtgtgtggggggggggtctgggCTCAGCCACACCTTCCCCAAAGTGTTTATTCTGGAAAATTCACCCAAAAATAGAGGGTTCTGAGGCTGGTGTTAtagctcagcgggttaagccgccacctacaatgcccacatcccacatgggtgccggttcgagtctcagctacaccacttctgatccagctccctgctcatgctcctgggaaggcagtggaggatgatccaagtgcttggacccctgcacccatgtgggagacctggaagaagcttctggctcaaaaaaaaaatctcaaaaaaaaaagtatagggcCCCATAAAACAGACTCCAGCATCGTTGCCAGCCAGCTCTAACAGTTATCAACATTCTGTTGATCttgttcacagaaaaatgaaattaaaagagaagcttatttACTTAGGTACAAAAAATGTTGTTTGAAAGCTGCACAGTTTTTTCACTATATACATTTGCCAAGAAATTTTTGGAATCCCTttgtctgcatggatttcaaaatgcaccaaaataaacttatcctttttaaaaatatttatttatttgaaaggcagaaagagagagagagagagagagagatcttcccatccactggttcactgtacaaatggttgcaacagccgggactgggccaggctgaagccagcactctggaactccatcctggtctcccacaggagtggcagggacacaagcacttgggccatcttccctgctttccaaggtgcatgagcagggatctggatcggaagtggagcagtcgggactggaactggtgcacTGATATGGCAgcggtttaactcactgtgccacagcaccaatgcCTGaacttttcaatttcattttccaggaactttttgaaatgttctaatatttatatatgtatatgtatgtatatatatttatatatatatatagttgtgtgtgtatacatatatatatatatatatttcctgaaGCATCTTGAGGTAGCATGCCATTTCACCCTAACCTAAGCCAGTTTGCACCTCTAACACACTAACAACCAAGGAAGCATTTAAAAGCCATTAACACTGGGCCATTGTCGCTGCTGATAGAATCAACAAGAATTTTTCATCATCACCTAAAATAAAATCCACATTCAAGTTTCCGTTGTTAtctcaaagttgtttttttaaaaagatttatttatctatttgaaagagttacagacggagggcagagagagagagagagagagagagaggagagagaggagagagagagtcttccatttactggttcactccccagatggcttcaacggccagagctgggttgaaccgaagccaggagcctggagcttcttccgggtctcccacgaaggtgcaggggccccaggacttgggccatcttccacttcttccccaggccacagcagagagctggatcagaagaggagcccagACACAAAcggttgcccatatgggaaggaggctcctggcctctggccacCAAGGGATCATGGAGGGCGAGTGGATGCCTCGCCCTGGCCTCGCCTGCTGCCCTGGCAAGGGGTTCTCAGCAGGGattccctgcttccctccctctgtgaCCTCCTTCCCCTGGCGGGCACAGCTTCTCCCTGGGGTTTCACGCGTGGCTGCACCTCCCTTTGCAGTCCTCAGCATCCGAGCTCGGCTCTGTTTTCTGGGCTGTTGTGCTACTTTAGGACTCTGTGTGAGAAAGCAGGGCCTGCCGTGGGGATTTTCATGCAGGTTTAGTTGGGAGGCATCCCTGGGAAGCACAAGgcgagagggaagggaagggtgcCGGCATGCAGCCTTGGTCCCACCGGAGAAGGCACCTCGCAGCCACACCTgcagagggcaggaggctggggcatTCGCTGCAGACCCCCGTCTCCTCTGCGaccctcactcactccctctcactttctggcTGCCCCTTGTGGGCTGGGGTCAGAGGGCTGGCCAGCGCAGGAAAGTGGAGCGATGCTGGTGGACAGAGGAACGTCAGGTCCCGGCTTCAGTGAGCGCGGAGGTGGGCCAACACCAGCAGTGTCTGCCACAGGTTCTCAttgctctccttccttcctgccgTAATAACAATAACAAAGGGGCCAGCGTGTGGCCCAGCGGTTAGGCCACCACtggggagctggcatcccatgtgacagcaccagtttgagtccctgatgctctgcttccaatccagctccctgctaatgtgcctgggaatgcagcagaagatggcccaagtccttcggcgcctgacactcatgtgagagaccaggatggagttccaggctcctgacttcggcttggcccagccttggccattgcaggcgttttggatggtgaaccagcagatgacgaaagttctctctctctctctctctgtgtgtgtgtgtgtgtgtgtctttccttctccctctaaccccctgcctttcaaataaataaataaataaagtatgggtggaagatctctgtgtatgtgtctctctttcgctctctgtcactgttcctttcaaataaacaaataagaaaaaagtagtgGCAACGCCAGGCATTGGGCTAATATCTTCCCAAATGCTTTAGCATCAAATCTTCCCAAGGACTCATTCCTATTGTGCAGTTGACACAATGATGCTGAGAGAGGCTACGGAAACTGCTTAAGGGTTGAGCGTTGtctgggctgggtgctggggcacagGGGCTTTGCTGCCTTGCTCTGCCTCCCCGATCCCATCACCCTCAGGAGTGAGAGGCTAAGTTTCTGGGAGCTGAGAATGGCAGCCCCCCTGGGGACACCCCTGGGCTCTGACCCCACTGCTTACGGCCGGGAGTGCACCGCTCTCTCTTTGGAGTAACATGGGGCGCGCTCCttggctgtgtgctgtgtgcagagcTAGGCAGCCTGCTGCTCCTGCACCAGCTCGGCAAAGCCACGCCTTTGGAGGGTCCGCGTGGCCAGGCGCTGCCAGCTGTTGGCAGGGGCGAGCTGCTGCCTCAGGGGAGCCCGAGAGAACCCTGAAAGAGAGGCAGATCTGGGACCTGAAGGAGGTGCCCTCCGCTCTGGGCCTGGGAGTCACCTCCACAGAGGCCTCCGTGTCTCCCCACGCGGCTCTCAGCCACGTTCCAGACTCGGAGTGCTCAGAAGCAAAGCGGCTCGGCCTGCCAAGGGCTGGTGCCGCCCCAAGCCTTGCCCCACGGCCGGCAGGCGGGGGACTGGGCTGGATCACGGCTCCCGCACCCTTCTAGGGCCCTGGGGGTGAAGACCTAGCTCAGCCCTGCACCCCTGGACACTGCCACTCCCAACCCTCTCTCCCTGGATGTCTCCTCCAGGAACGCATAGAACAGAAGGACCCTACAGGCCTGCCCTTGGCCGCCACTCTCAGGGTGAGGACAGAGCTCAGGAGCTGGCTGTGCTGAGCCAGGGTTTCAGCCCTGGTGCCAGCGGGCTGGTCCAGGACACAGAGTGAACCTGGCTAAGCCTTTGTTTCCATATTGCAAGCATCCATCTGGCAGGATTTAAGGAGATGCTGTGGGCACAAGGCGTGGGCTAATCTGAGTGGCAGCAAGAGATACCACCCAAAGTCGCGCAAAGTCAGAGCAGACAACTTTATTATTagtattaatttttaactttatttgaaacacagtgtgatggtgggggtggggtggggggtggagacagatctttcatccactggttcactccccaaatggtcacaacagccagggctgggccaggcccaagccaggagccaggagcccggagctgtttccacgtctcccacatgggtgcaggggcccaagctgttgggccatcttccgctgcttttccctggagcattaacagggaactagatcagaaatggagcagcccagactcgaaccagtgctcacctatgagatgccagtgctgcaggtggcgggttAATCCCTGGGCCGCCCTGCTGGCCTTAGAACAGAATGCCTTCTAACTCAGAGTCCCCTCTTTGCCCCATcctctgggtgccctggggtCTGGCCCAGGGACCCTAGCTTTTCCAACTCATAGACGCAGTCCTCTTTGGTGCCATTTCCCCCATGCTTAAGAGAAGTTGGGGGGTCACCCcggtgacaccaacatcccatagcagaacaccgattggtgtcctggctgctctgcttccaatccagcttcctgccaccctcccgtgggagacccagatggagttccagctcctgtgggagacccggatggatttcccggctccaggcttcagcctggcccagccctggctgttgtggtcatttagggagtgagccagtaggtggaagacctctctctgtctctcctcctctctctgtcgctctgcctttcaagtaaataagtaaatctttaaaaacagaaagagagagaagttagggctgggaggtggcaggggagTATGGGGTGGGTACCGCACGGGGCATTCCCAGGCTGCTTCTGTCTCCTGTAGACTCCACAACTGGACTTGTCAGGCCCTGGCTGGGGCCCGTGGGGCTCCCTAAGGATGCACTTGGAGTGCTGGGGCCTACGACCAGGACTGGAGTCCCCACTCTGGCGCTCAACAGTTCTACAACCCTGGGCGTGGTACACAGTCACCTAGAGTCATTTCTGAGATGATACCCCTCAGGAAGTGCAGGAGAGGTGGGAGCGCTGATCGCCAGTGTGGGAAGATCCATCATGAAGAGGGGAAGGGGCACGTTCTGGATCATTCTGGAAGGcgtgctggggccagggccaaagACAGTTTTCAGACAGAAGGAGGAGTTTCGTTGTTTCCCCACTCCCAACCCCTCCTTGGCACATGATGAAGGCCTGGCTGGTAGGAGCCTTGCCGACCGGGTTCACGGGCACTACTGATGAGAAAGGCGTGTCGAGACCCTGGGCACTagcacagaggcacagaggagagacccgTCAGAGAAGGCAGGGCCCGGGTTTCTGGGCCACGTGGCTCCGTCCAGTCTCTCTTTTCATCTGAGGTCATTTCGCTGTGGGTTTTTGTCTTTTCTGCCCTCTGTCCCTGGCTGGGTCTGTGATTGGGCTGCACGCTCTCCGTCTGGCTGATTGCGGGCGGGGATGGGGGCAGCGGTTCAGTGGGTGCAGGTGGGGGGTGTCTTGGTGCTGCCTGGGGCTGATCTGCAGCCGCGCACCCCCTCTGGCGCAGGCCAAGCTCTCTGGCCAGCTCTGCGCGCTCGCTGGGGTAATCCTTTCGCCTGAATAACCAGCAGCTGGCTGTGGCCAAGCCCGGGCGGGGCTGACCCCAGGGATGGCTGCAGCTCAGCCAGGCCTTGCCCTGTCACACACAAACAGCTCCCCTGAAGCCCCCACACACCCCAAAAGGCGACAGCAAACAAAAACCAGGGGGCGAAgttgatttatttaaatatctatttttcagtaaaacaaacatttttaaattatggggggaaaaacaaaaaggaagacaatCACTTGCATTTGGGGAATTTCACACTGTGCCAGGTTTTGAGAGCAGAGCGCTGGAGACGCCTCAGCCCAGTGCAGAGGCAGCAATGACCTAAGTCACGGTTTTCTGTGCAGGTTCCACCCTGGCCACCACACAGCCTCTGCTCCGGAACTCGCGAGTCCCAGCTGTCTGACCGTCTGACTTCTGCGGCTCTCAGCTGCCCCTCGACATGTCCCTTTCCCTCCTACCTCTTTCTTCTCCACCTCCCACTGTCTCCTTTCCCATGTACCTGCACACACCAAGCGTCCAACAAAACCACCTCCTTCCTGCAGGGAACTGACCTCCCTCAGCACCTGCAAAATGTCTCTCTTCCAGAAAGCACCcccatcgcttctcggccttttggctaagatcacgTACAGAAAGCATTCCCGTGTCCCCTGCCCTGAGAGCGTTACCCGGCGTGAGGGACGCTCTGGGCTCCAGACCTGCTCCTGCCACCTGTTGGCTGTTACAGTCCTAGGGACAGGTTGAACCTCCCGAATTTGAAGATGCAAAATTCTCCCAAAGCTGAAATGTTCTGAGCACCTACCGATATGATCCCACAAACAGAAAATGCCACGCCATGAAGCTTTGTTTCAGACAGTTATTAAAAGCATTATGTAAAATTGCCTTCAGACCATGTGTATAAAGAGTATAtgaaacatgaatgaaaatgGTGTTTGGACCTGGGGATCCCATCCCCCAGATATCTCATTATGAATatgcaaatattctgaaatccaGTGTGCACCACTTCTGGTCCTAAGCATTTTGAATTAGGAATACTCAACCTgtcatttcttgtttttaaagtttcaggTATACTGCTTCAAAAGGATGTGGCTAGGGCCCaacgttgtggcgtagcaggtaaaaccaacacctgcgatgccagcctcccatttgggcgcctgttcgagtcctggctgctccacttctaatccagcttcctgctgatgggctgggaaagctgtagaagacggcccaagtgcttgggtccatgcacctgcgtgggagacccagaagaagctcctggttcttggcttcgcctggttcagccccggctgttatggccactcactgagtgaaccagcgaacaaaagatctctttctctgcccctctctccctgtaactctgagtttaaaaaataaataaataaatctctcttaaaaaaaaaagatgtggctACACAGCACTAGGTGCAGCAGTGTCCTAAAAGTCTACACAAGCTACAGAGTACATGCAGGGCTCCCTGTGGGCCCCCGGGTGCTGCCACTCTCGGATCACTCCACGTGGCACCTGCTTGGGGCCACATTGTGCTTTCAGTCTGTGGGCTGCCATGGTGGAACATCCCCTTGGCAACCAGCAAGTGGGGTTTGCCGGGGGAACATCAGGTCCCTTAGGGCAGGATTGGATTTGCACGTTTATTTGGTGAGCTTGCCCCTAGCTCACAGCACCGGTCAGGGCTGAACACGGGGCAGGTGCTCAGTCTTTAGGTTATTGCTTTGATTCAAGTTTCTTGGATAGATCCACCACCCACGGTGTGACGGCAGCATCATGGCAGCAGGATGGTGGAAAAACCCAAGCCTCCTGGTTCATCCTTGCAAACCTGACCTCCAGTGGCCAGGATGACGCCTGGCTTGGGGTCCTGGCACCCACCCAAACGCTCTGGCCCAGGGCTTAGGACCACCTGCTGAAGGATTTCCCTTTCCCACTGGAATAAGAATCCCCACCGAATGGGCGGGGAACATGGCCTTGCTGTGGATGAACCAATCAGACAAGAACTATAATTTGGCACGCAACCCCCAGATAGGGACAGAGGGACACGGCCATGCTGTAAACTCAGAGTGGGGCCAACTGTGGACTGTTCATTTGGAGGGTGTGGCGTGGGACTCCTGCTGTCTGAGCTCACAGCTGCCCCAGCCAGCAGCCTCCACCTTCAGCCCCCTCCCTCAAAGGCACGTGCAAATCCTCACAGGTCCTTTCAAAGAGCGGCCTCTTTTGTTATTTTCAAGAAAACCATCTTAAGTGGCTGCAGAAGATAAGAAAACGACCTCACCCCATCCAAAGAGCCCACCATACATGCATCACTCAGGAAACCCATTCTagacccttcccctcccccaccgacACATCccaccccagcaggtgcacacaacTACACACAAAGCCTGCTGAAATTAACCTGCTTCTAAAAATAACCCAGCCCTTGGAGATCCACTCAGGGCAATGCCATTGCAAACACTGTCACTCGAAGCCAATCACAGTAGACACAACACCAGATAGCAGAGACCGAACACGACAGCCATCTCGGTGGCCCCTTGCTTGGTCAACCCCAACCCTCAAGTCACTGAACAAGGGTTTGCCTCCGCCAGACCCCTCGCCGGGACTGGAAGCAGCAGCCCAGGAGcatgctcagccctggctgaccCCAGAGAGCCCGGAAAagctgactcttggcttcaggtccATTCGGAATCAAACGCGTAATAAATAAACACATGCTCCCCACCAAGGCTGCTTGGGCATTTCCAGCCACGTGTGGATGTAGCCTTCAGGATGCTCCCCAGAATTCCCAGAGGGAGCTTTGCTCTGATGGTCCAAAGGCTCCGCCCCCAGCCTGAAGCTCTCTGGATCCCACtggagaatggagagagagagagagagagagagagagaaacagcatgGCTCTTGCTGATGACTGAAGCCTGCTCTTTGCTGGAAGGGACATCCCCCACTCCCTTCCTGGTGAGCACAGCATCTTTGGTTCTAAGCCAGATGGAGTCTTGTGCTTTGGAAGGGCTTGGAGGAgtgtgagagacacagacagagtgcTGGAGAAGGGACGTCCACGTGCGGCTCTCTTGTCCTGGGGACCCTAGAAGCAGGATTCTTTCCTCAGCATGGTCCTTGGGGGAAGAGCAGCCCCCGGGGCTCAGCACCCAGGGCCCAGGTCCAGCTGCTGCAGCATTGCCTGCAGGGACCCCTGCAGCCTGCTCAGGGCCACCACCTCCGTGGAGTAGAGTGAGGCCTCCAGGACGcctcccaggccctccagggTCTCCAGGCCACTggcccggggcagggggcagctctTGGACAAGGCCAGCAGGTGCAGAAGGTCCCGGAGGTTCTCCAGGTCGTTGGCTATTTGGATCACATTTCGGGACGGCAGACTGGCAAGGATCTGTTGGTAGATGGCCAGCGTCTGGTCCATCGTGGACAAGCTCAGGTTCGGGTGGAGGCCAGGGATGAAGTCCAAACCGACGACCCTCTGTCTGGAGGAGACCAACTGCTGCGTGGGAAGAAGACGCAGAGCAAGCGCTAAGAAAGCGCAAGAGATGTGGATCTGCTCCCCAGAGCCCACAGACCCCTTCTCCGCgtcacctctgcctccttcctcacCACCTGGCCTACGTGCCCCCTTCCTGTGCCCGGGGGACCCCTGACTTCCTGGATGCCCACCCTTCCCACTCACTCCCTCTTCCACTTCCAGACCGGCCTTCTCTGGTCATTCCTTTCTCCAAATGGCCCCTGTGGAAGAATCAGCTGCGACTCCATGTTTCTTGTTGAGTTCAGCCTCTTCCCAAGCATCTGGGCTCCTCAGTAAGCACCCCCAGCCACCGCTGCCCtcattccctcccaccctctgcaGCCTCCCACTCAGGTTCTCATGCATCCACCTCCTTAGGGGTCCAGGCCACCCCTGATGGGGACCCCCTCCCTCCTCGGCTCTGGTATATCTGGTTGCCACGGGGGGTTCTGCCAGTCCTCAATGCCTGGCACTCAGTCTTGTCACCAGCTACATTGGGACAGCCTTGAGGAAGGACTGTTTTGAAAGCAGGAGACTTGAGGGTTTCTCTCTACGAAATGCCCAAGACTCTGGAGCTGAGCTGTCCCTGCTTCTGCCCCTCTGGCACCTCCTGGCCGCCCACAGTCACTTCAAACATCTATAGTGACCATGTACAGTGGTCACATAAGTGGCTGATAACCACCTTGGGAAGATGATCTGATATCGCCATCATGCAGATGACCACGCCAGAGCTTAAGGGCATTTTGGAGCTAGCTGAAGATCTCAGGCAGACAGCACATGTGGAAGACTCACAGCCAGGCTTCCCAACTCCACAGACAGACCTCCTCGAGGGAACAGCCGAAGGGCTAGGCCTGTGGACCCCAGAGGAAAGCCCGGGGAAAGCCAGGTGCAGCCGCATGGGCCGATGGGAACCAGGTCGTCTTGCTCTTGCGTTTGGCCTTGAAATGTAGGAGCGAAAGGGCAGAGAGAAGCTTGCAGGGCCAGTCCTACTGCCCCTGCGAGAATCCCGGTGACAGGTTTGGAGGGTGCTGCCAGTGGTCAGCAGGGCCTCTGGGCTCGCTCTAGCCCCGGGCACCGGGACTGAAGGAAGCAGGCAAGCCGACAGgagaagggacagggagaggcgGCGGTTCATGCAGTGGGAAGAGCAAAGGTTGCAAAGCCTGAGGGTGTCACCATATGTCCCTCCGTTAACCTCTGCGCCCAGCTTTCCCTACGCATCCTTGTGATATCAGACTCCTGCGATCCGTTCACAGAAACACCTGGCAAACCTCAGTGCCCTTGGAGTGGGTTAGCATTAGAACCACTCACTCACTGCCGAAGCCCAGCAGGCAGAGAGGCCGAAACGAGCAGCAAGAACAGGAgcccctggccggcgctgtggcttaacaggctaatcctccgccttgcggcactggcacacagggttctagtcccggttggggcgccggattctgtcccagttgcccctcttccaggccagctctctgctatggcccgggaaggcagtggaggatggcccaagtgcttgggccctgcacccgcatgggaaaccaggagaagcacctggctcctggcttcggatcagtgtggtgtgccggccgcagcggccattggggggtgaaccaatggcaaaaaaggaagacctttctctctgtctctctcccacactatccactctccctgtcagaaaaaaaaaaaaaaaaagaacaggagtcCCACGCTTTCAAACCTCCCCCAACTGCCAGGAGGCGCTGGCACTCGGAGGGTGCTCTCCGGCCACAGTCCCGCTTGGTCCCCGGAGCCTCTGTACCGTGTGTGAGATGTCACTGATCCTGGTGACAATGGTTTTGATGAGGGTCTTGGTGTCATCCTGGactttcctcatgggcacagCTGGAACACAGGACAGACAGGGCCACAGCCACAGGAGTCGGCAGAGGGGTCCACACTGCATTTTCCTTCCCAGGATGTGTATCTCGGGCCTGAAGGCAGAAGGAATCACCACCCATTACAGAGGCCAGTAGCTCAGACTGCGCCCGGCACCAGCCACACTGCCTAGCGCGGATGAACTGAGATTTGCTTTGTACTCTGGCTACCTTCTCCTCCGCACCAAAGCTGAGCCTTTATCTAGATGTCTATTAATGAAATGCATCCCTTCTGGAAGAAGATTCTTGTCCAGTCAATAAAACCACGACGAGGTGTCCCGCCGGCCCCGGAGCAGCCAGCCCGACTGTGACCAAATGCACTTGGTGTTGACAGCACAGACTTCAGGGTTGCTTCAAGGCAAAGGGAAAAGCTGTTAAGGTCTGGTTTGAATCTAACCACTCACCCACTGCATAACATCAGGCACACCGGGGACGGCGttgggggcagtgggttaagccgctgccggTGACACTGGCGACCCATATCTGAGTATtagacttccaatccagctccctgctaatgcacctcggaaggCAGAGGAAGttagcccaagtgtctgggcccctgccacccttgtgggagacccagatggggttcctggctcctggattcagcctggcccagcccagcccattacagccatttggagaatgaacgtgaacctgtgaatggaagatctctctgtctctcctgcctttctttctttcttttttttttttt
Protein-coding sequences here:
- the LEP gene encoding leptin, with the protein product MQCGPLCRLLWLWPCLSCVPAVPMRKVQDDTKTLIKTIVTRISDISHTQLVSSRQRVVGLDFIPGLHPNLSLSTMDQTLAIYQQILASLPSRNVIQIANDLENLRDLLHLLALSKSCPLPRASGLETLEGLGGVLEASLYSTEVVALSRLQGSLQAMLQQLDLGPGC